TCTTGAAGCCTATTTTTTTCAAATACGAAAGACGGCCACCCGTCGGTGAAAAGGATCGCGATCGAGGAAACGTTTGTCTTGCCTCAAAGGAGTGCAACCGGGTAGCACAAAAGGAGACCGGATACCGCTGCGCTTTGGGGAGGAGCCAAACACCGCTCAAGTCAAATGGCGCAGCGAGTCCACGATAGCGGCCATTTGGCTGCCATTGGGAATTGTAACCGCCTGGTAAGGCAATCGCGTACCAGAAGAGGAGGCTGTATGAACTGGAGAAAATGGATCTCAGCGGGTGTAATCAGCGCTGTTCTCGCGCTCAGTGGACCTCCGGTTACACCAGCACAGAGTTGGCTGGAGAAAGGCCGGGATGTTCTTCAAAATCTGACCACTGAGCCCACGTCACAGGAATTGGGCACAGAAACCATCGTCTCCGGGCTGAAAGAGGCCCTGCAAGTCGGTACCGCCAACGTGGTCCAGCAACTGGGGCAAAGCGGCGGGTTTTACGACCACCCGGACGTCCATATCCCATTGCCCAAATCCCTGGACAAGGTCCAGGCGGTATTGGAAAAATTGGGGGCATCGTCGATGCTCGATGATCTCGAACTCCGGCTGAATCGAGCGGCAGAACAAGCCACCCCCAAGGCCAAAGCAATCTTTTGGCAGGCCATTGGCGATATGACCCTGGCCGACGCCCGTTCGATCTATAACGGCCCCGACGACGCTGCGACACGGTACTTCCAGGAGACGACAACACCGGAACTGGCCACGGAAATGCGTCCTGTGGTCCGGAATACCCTCAATCAGGTCGGAGCGGTGCAAAGCTACGACCGGATCATGAACCGGTACACGTCCGTGCCGTTCGTTCCGGACGTCAAGGCCAATCTGGAGACCTATACTGTGGACAAGACCCTGGAGGGCATTTTCACCATACTCGCCCGGGAAGAGGCAGCTATCCGGTCTGAACCGGCCAAACGCTCAACTGAATTGTTGCGCAAGGTGTTTGGAAAATAAGGGCAACATGTATAAAGGGATGTCTCGATTTTCAGCTATCTATGACAATTGAGGAAAGGACAAAGGGGCAGGGAAGGCGGAAGACAGTGGACGGATGACAGAAGACAGAAGACGGTAGGGGGAAAACGGCGTAAGCCGTGTCGGGCGGATCCAAATCGGGACCGGGGTCGATAAAGGGAGACAAAACGGGGCATTCTGGGTAAGCTGTACCCTGGAAAGCCCCAGGCCAACCGTTGCCAAGGGCAACTCTGGCCCGGCAGACGGCTACAGCAAGCCAGAGTTTGTCCGGGCAATACAATCGAAACGGTCGCCTCAACCATTTGCCAAACGATTCAATCGCAAAGGACGCACCATGATCCATGTTATCGCTTCTGTCCGGCTCAAACCGGGACAACAGGCAGCCTATCTCCATGTGCTGCGTTCCCATCTCCCTCTTGTCTGGCAGGAACAAGGGTGTCTCGAATACACGCCCGCCGTGGACATTGATGCCGCATTGCCAGGGCAGGACATGGACGGAGCTGTGGTTACCATCATCGAAAAATGGGAGAGTATGGACGCTTTGCAGGCCCATCTGCAGACGCCGCATATGCTGGCCTATCGCAGCGAGGTCCAGGAGATGGTGGAGGAGGTCTCGCTCAAGGTGCTCCAGACCGCCGACCAGGTACCCGACCCCCCGGTGGAATGATCGGAGGCGAGCTGTGGAACCGCGTATCAATTTGATCACCCTTGGGGTTCGACATCTGGAGACTGCCGTCCATTTTTACGAGCACGGCCTGGGGCTGGCACAAAAGGACTTCGGCACCCCCTGGCATCGCCTTTTTCCCCCTGCAAGGGAGTTGGCTGGCCTTATACCGCCGGGAGGAACTGGCCGCGGATGCCGGCGTGGCAGCCACAGGCAGCGGCTTCAGCGCCATCACCCTGGCGCACAACGTCCACTCGGAAGCAGAGGTGGACGCGGTTCTCAATCAGGCAACAGCTGCTGGCGCCACCCTGATCAAATCGGCGGAGCGGGCCTGCTGGGGCGGATATTCCGGATATTTTGCCGATCCGGACGGCCATCTCTGGGAAGTGGCCTACAATCCCTTTTTCTGGCCAGGTATTGAGCCCGAAACGCTGAACCCAGCCGGGCAGAGCGGAAATCGCACATGATCCATGTTCATCTTGCAACAGCCACCGTGGATATCGAACTGACGGGATGGAGCCGGCTCTGGGCCTTTAAATGCCATTTGAGTTTTCCCCGCGACGCGATCCACCGCGTCTACCGCCGGCCCAAGGAGATGCGCCCGCCCTGGTTCCGCCTGCCCGGGACCTATGTTCCTCTGATCCTCGCGGCCGGCACCTATCGCGCCTACCAACAAAAAGAATTCTGGTATACGCGGTTTACGCCGGACTGTCTGGTTTTCGAGCTTTCAAATGGACCCTACACCCGGGTTGTGGTCGATACGGACCGCGCCGGGCAACTCATGGCCAAGCTGTCCTGATATCGAGCATCGATGCTCCAGAGACGCTCAGCGACTGGTGCGAAAATTGCTAATACCGCATAGGCATTGGGTAATTGTGCTTCGAGTAAGGCTGGCAGGTCACTGAAAATCTCCCAAGTGCTGCGTTGCTGTCAAAAGTTCAAACTTGTACGTACGGATGAGTACGCTGCGAGGGTGAACGTTTTTTGCACCTTGCATTTGGGATTTTTGAACGGCCTGCCTTATAAGGAATTTTTTACCGGCCAGAGAAGGGCTTTTGGACCAGTCAGCCAGGGGAGTGCGTATGGAAGGCCTG
The sequence above is drawn from the Desulfohalobium retbaense DSM 5692 genome and encodes:
- a CDS encoding DUF4197 domain-containing protein yields the protein MNWRKWISAGVISAVLALSGPPVTPAQSWLEKGRDVLQNLTTEPTSQELGTETIVSGLKEALQVGTANVVQQLGQSGGFYDHPDVHIPLPKSLDKVQAVLEKLGASSMLDDLELRLNRAAEQATPKAKAIFWQAIGDMTLADARSIYNGPDDAATRYFQETTTPELATEMRPVVRNTLNQVGAVQSYDRIMNRYTSVPFVPDVKANLETYTVDKTLEGIFTILAREEAAIRSEPAKRSTELLRKVFGK
- a CDS encoding putative quinol monooxygenase; its protein translation is MIHVIASVRLKPGQQAAYLHVLRSHLPLVWQEQGCLEYTPAVDIDAALPGQDMDGAVVTIIEKWESMDALQAHLQTPHMLAYRSEVQEMVEEVSLKVLQTADQVPDPPVE
- a CDS encoding VOC family protein, with amino-acid sequence MGFDIWRLPSIFTSTAWGWHKRTSAPPGIAFFPLQGSWLALYRREELAADAGVAATGSGFSAITLAHNVHSEAEVDAVLNQATAAGATLIKSAERACWGGYSGYFADPDGHLWEVAYNPFFWPGIEPETLNPAGQSGNRT